From Leptospira yasudae:
CGGTTTTTCCATCGACGACATCGTGGAAAAGACGGGTGTTGCGAGGACCACGATCTATAGAAGATGGCCGAGCAAGGCGACTCTTGCGATGAATACCATTCTTACTTTGATCAGTCCGTTTCTGGATTTTCCCGAAGGTATTTCGTTGGAGGAAGGAATTCTCAAGCAGATGAAAGGACTTGCCGGAGTTTTCCAAGGCGACTACGGGAAAGTAATCTCTTCCGTGATCGGAGCCGCGCAAGACGACGCGGAATTGGCAAAAGCGGTACGGGACGATTATCTAAGGCCGAGAAGAAAGATCGCGGCCGAATACATCAAACGCGGACGCGCCACGGGAGAATTTCCGGACGTGAGCGACGGCGAAGTGGAAGGTTTTATCGATCTTTTGTACGGAGGTTTGTATTTCCGTCTTTTGTTAAAACACAAAAAGCCGGGTCTCGACGGCTTGGAAACCTGGGTGCGCCAGGTATTCCGTTCGCTTCGAAACGCTTAAGAAAAACGTGTATTAGGAAAATTGAATTCTTAAGATTCGATTTTTTGCCGTTTGATCCGTTTGCGGATTTCCTTACCGCGTTTCTGGTTCACTTCCAACACCTGCAGAAGAGTGTCGATCGGGAATACGGTTCCTTGGAACATTCTTCTCATCGTTCTTTCGGACATATCGTACCAGCGGGCTTTGGAGGAAACGAGAAGTTCTCCCGTTTTGGAAAAATGAATCGTAGCTTTCGTATAAAGCCTTCTTCTTCTAACCATCGTAACCCAACAACGAACTTCCACCTCTTCGTTGAGAGGAACCGCTTTGTGATAACGCATATACAACTGATCGGTCATCACGAAGTGACCGAGATGAAAACAAAGCACGCCTTGCGCTTCGTCGAGGAGAGTCGCAAGAACTCCTCCGTGCGCGAAACCCGGAGCGCCTTCAAAGGCTTTTTCTATTTTAAACGGAAATCGAACTTCGCCGCTTTCTTCGTGAAAGGGGAAACTTGCGTGAATTCCTTTCGGATTATCGGGACCGCAGCCGAAACAATTCGTATGATGCCAGTCTTGACCGTTCTGACTCGCCTTGATCTCCCGGTAGATTGTCTCTGATTCCATGTGTTCCTCCGGAAGGAGTTTTCTATTTGGAGAATTCCTCCGATTTTACAACCGAATCGATTCTCCTTCCATGAAAAAATCCGATGCTCCCGATTCAAGTGCTAAACCCGCGAAAATTTCGGAAAGATTCGCTCGTTCGAATACCCGGAAATTTACGGATCCGTAAAAGTAGAATCCGAATTCAACCCCAAATCACCTTGACTCGTCCGCGATCGATCTTAATCTACGTTGCGTCTTATCCTTGGAGAATCGAACATGAAAGCCGCAGTTTTAGAATCCGGTAAAAAAATCTTAGACATCCGCGAAGTTCCCGTTCCCGCGCTCGGACCCGACCAAGTAAAAGTAAAAATCAAAGCCTGCGGCATCTGCGGGTCCGACGTTCATCTCGTCGTTCATGGAACGATGAAGTGTAAACATCACCCAAGAGTTCCCGGTCATGAATCTTCCGGCGTTGTGGAAGAGATCGGAGAAAACGTAAGTCGTTTTAAAAAAGGCGATCGGGTGGTGATCGCGGCCGGAACTTCCTGCGGAGTCTGCAAACAATGTAAATCCGGACATGAAAATCTCTGCAAGGACTTAGGCGTGTTCGGCTTCGATCGGGACGGAAGTTTCGCCGAATACAACGTAGTCGAAGAACGTTATTTGTATTCTCTTCCCGATGCGATTCCTTTCGATCAAGGAGCGATTCTTGCGGACGCGGTTTCCACTCCGTATCATGCGATTCGTTACCGAGGCAATATTCAAGACGGAGATACGGTTGCGATTTTCGGCTGCGGCGGTTTGGGAATTCACGCGGTTGCGGTTGCAAGAGCGTTGACGAGCGGTAAGGTGATCGCGCTCGATGTGGACAAAGGGTCTTTGGAAAACGCCGCGAAATACGGAGCCGACGAATCGGTGAACTTGAAGGAGATTCGGAATCCCGGTAAAACCTTAAAAGAAATTACGAACGGAGTCGATCTTCTCGCCGATTTTTCGGGTTATATGTCCAACGTGGAAGAATCTCTTCGAGCGATGAATCGGGGAGGAAGAATCGTTTTGGTCGGAATCGGCAAGCAGCCTCTCAAATTTCAGATTCCGTTCATTCTCATCGAGAAGATGATTTCCGTTTCCGGTTCGTACGGTTCGGATCGGCGCGCGATTCCCGAACTCATCGATCTGTATTTGAAAGGAAAAATCAATCTTACGCATTCAATTACCTCGCACCATCCTCTGGAAGAAGTGAATCAATGTCTCGAAGATCTGGACGAACGAAAGGGAAATCCGATTCGATTTATCATCGAACCCTGAAATCTTTTGTGTAGCGATCGTTATAAAAATCTTGCATTTTAAAAATCGGGAATTAGGTTTGGGAGGAATACTTCAGTAATATATATCGATCGTTATATAAAAGGTGGTGATTGTGAGAATTCGGCTTCAAGGTTTGATTCTGCGCGGAGTTGTTCTACTTTCGATTCTTCTTGTTTTTCCCGTCTTAGGGGCTTTATCACTCAAGGACATTCCCCCTTCGATCGGTCCCGACGGAAGAGAGATTTCCAAACAATTCCTCGGATTCTTGCGCGGAGTCGCCAAGAAGGTTCAATACGACGGAAAGGCGTTGGAGTTCCACAAATACATCGAAGCTTCTCTGGAAAAGTTCGAACTCAAAAAGCTCTATCACTCCGAATTTCTGCAAAAGGAAGAGGACGGAACACATTGGGTTTCGTACAAGGGTAGATTTTCTTCCGAAGGTTATAAGATCAGTCTCGAAGAAAAAAGGATGAAGACGATCTCCGTTCCCGCGTTCGGGGATTTCAGCGCGGAGTTCGATCTCAAACACAATCCGAAGCCATTGTACGGGGGAACTTCCTATTCGGGGAATTTGGATCTGGTCACGCATCTCGGTCCATTTACGCACAAACACGCGGTGATGGCGATGGAAGCCGGTCTGAAATTTTTGGATCCGCATAACGTTCGTCAGATCGACGCTCCGAATACGATGATCTTTAAAAAGGTCAACAATCCGGAAGCGAGAAAGGTTCTGAACGATCTTTCCAAATCTTTTCCGGATCTCGGTAAGTTTTTGAATTATTATTTCGGTTTGGATTCGCTGCTTGTTCTTTCCGACGATAAGGAATCGAAGGGAGGATCTTCGATCACCAAGTTCAACTTCAAAGGTTCGATTTCCAGAAACAT
This genomic window contains:
- a CDS encoding TetR/AcrR family transcriptional regulator, with the translated sequence MAEKKKTKEKEEVSRRGRPRAQDYEESILKATFELLASKGFYGFSIDDIVEKTGVARTTIYRRWPSKATLAMNTILTLISPFLDFPEGISLEEGILKQMKGLAGVFQGDYGKVISSVIGAAQDDAELAKAVRDDYLRPRRKIAAEYIKRGRATGEFPDVSDGEVEGFIDLLYGGLYFRLLLKHKKPGLDGLETWVRQVFRSLRNA
- a CDS encoding PaaI family thioesterase: MESETIYREIKASQNGQDWHHTNCFGCGPDNPKGIHASFPFHEESGEVRFPFKIEKAFEGAPGFAHGGVLATLLDEAQGVLCFHLGHFVMTDQLYMRYHKAVPLNEEVEVRCWVTMVRRRRLYTKATIHFSKTGELLVSSKARWYDMSERTMRRMFQGTVFPIDTLLQVLEVNQKRGKEIRKRIKRQKIES
- a CDS encoding zinc-binding dehydrogenase: MKAAVLESGKKILDIREVPVPALGPDQVKVKIKACGICGSDVHLVVHGTMKCKHHPRVPGHESSGVVEEIGENVSRFKKGDRVVIAAGTSCGVCKQCKSGHENLCKDLGVFGFDRDGSFAEYNVVEERYLYSLPDAIPFDQGAILADAVSTPYHAIRYRGNIQDGDTVAIFGCGGLGIHAVAVARALTSGKVIALDVDKGSLENAAKYGADESVNLKEIRNPGKTLKEITNGVDLLADFSGYMSNVEESLRAMNRGGRIVLVGIGKQPLKFQIPFILIEKMISVSGSYGSDRRAIPELIDLYLKGKINLTHSITSHHPLEEVNQCLEDLDERKGNPIRFIIEP